The following are encoded in a window of Nitrospiraceae bacterium genomic DNA:
- a CDS encoding DUF1015 domain-containing protein, producing MATIAPFRAVRPKSEFASQVAAPPYDVVSLQEARELADGNPYCFLRIGRAELELGDGVDPYSAEVYQRGADNLRKLIKDGVLAQEPQPLFGVYRQKWGQHEQTGIVALASVDEYDQGIIKKHEYTRPVKEADRVRIIETHASQSGPVLLFFRQTAKIDQWLKEVTGTKPDVHFVAHDKIEHTVWSVRDPSAIQEVIKNFQDLPALYIADGHHRSAAASRVRASRGQAGALSAGKHEEGFLAVIFPHDQLQILPYNRVVRDLNGFTPQALLEKLSPHFELQVTTQPGQPPAAGFDMYLEGQWHRAKPKEDPSLNSQQDPVRALAVSELTERVLDPLLGIKDQRSDPRIDFVGGIRGTQQLAALVDSGDWAVAFWLYPTTVEELMAVADADRVMPPKSTWFEPKLRDGLFIHMLHD from the coding sequence ATGGCGACAATTGCGCCCTTCCGAGCTGTGAGACCCAAATCTGAATTTGCCAGTCAAGTGGCGGCCCCTCCCTATGATGTGGTCTCCTTGCAAGAGGCGCGTGAGTTAGCGGATGGAAATCCCTATTGCTTCCTTCGCATTGGTCGGGCCGAACTTGAGCTTGGTGATGGAGTCGACCCCTATTCCGCTGAGGTCTATCAACGAGGGGCCGATAATCTCCGGAAGCTCATCAAGGACGGAGTCTTGGCCCAAGAGCCACAACCACTCTTCGGTGTCTACCGACAAAAGTGGGGTCAGCATGAGCAGACCGGCATCGTAGCACTGGCATCCGTCGACGAATACGACCAGGGCATCATTAAAAAACATGAATATACAAGGCCGGTCAAGGAAGCTGACCGGGTGCGGATTATCGAAACCCATGCATCGCAATCGGGGCCGGTTTTGCTCTTTTTTCGCCAGACGGCCAAAATTGATCAGTGGTTAAAAGAGGTGACGGGTACGAAGCCGGATGTACATTTTGTCGCCCATGATAAGATCGAACACACCGTCTGGAGCGTGCGGGATCCATCCGCCATTCAAGAAGTCATAAAGAACTTTCAAGATCTCCCGGCCTTATATATCGCCGATGGGCATCATCGATCGGCTGCGGCAAGTCGGGTTCGTGCGTCCCGTGGTCAGGCAGGCGCACTGTCTGCTGGAAAGCATGAAGAAGGCTTTCTGGCAGTCATCTTTCCACATGACCAACTACAAATCCTTCCCTACAATCGGGTTGTTCGGGATTTGAATGGGTTCACCCCCCAAGCATTGCTCGAAAAATTATCTCCACACTTTGAATTGCAGGTGACCACGCAACCAGGCCAACCACCTGCCGCCGGTTTCGATATGTACCTGGAAGGGCAATGGCATCGCGCGAAACCCAAAGAGGATCCGTCATTGAACAGTCAGCAGGACCCGGTGCGTGCGCTAGCCGTTTCAGAATTGACAGAGCGGGTGTTAGATCCGTTGTTAGGCATAAAAGACCAACGGTCAGATCCACGCATAGATTTTGTGGGGGGTATTCGCGGAACCCAACAACTTGCAGCGTTAGTGGACAGTGGGGACTGGGCTGTCGCCTTCTGGTTGTATCCGACCACCGTTGAGGAATTGATGGCGGTGGCCGATGCGGATCGCGTCATGCCTCCCAAAAGCACATGGTTTGAACCCAAACTCCGTGACGGTCTCTTCATCCACATGCTGCACGACTAA
- a CDS encoding cytochrome c biogenesis protein CcdA, with amino-acid sequence MVESGAHISQVTLSAAFGAGLLSVVSPCGLPLVPSYVSYITGLSIDQFRDNSGRDRIRKTIILNSLLFIGGFSVVFIAIGLSADWFGQWLINYQDHLRKIGGGLMILFGLYVLGLFNFGFLSQEWWLHVRSHPLGYLGSFLIGATFAIGWTPCVGPILASIFLSAGNTDTAVDGLALLVFYSIGLGLPLLATSVWLDRLLTRIRGIRTFMKALSVLSGLLLVAVGGLLYTHSFFFLASYLERSGIGWYIGQ; translated from the coding sequence ATGGTGGAGTCCGGCGCACATATTTCTCAGGTGACCTTGTCGGCGGCGTTTGGAGCCGGCCTCTTGTCAGTCGTTTCCCCTTGCGGGCTTCCTCTGGTGCCGTCCTACGTCTCCTATATCACGGGACTGTCCATTGACCAATTCCGGGATAACTCGGGACGGGACCGGATTCGCAAAACAATTATTTTGAATTCCTTGCTGTTCATCGGAGGGTTTTCCGTCGTCTTCATCGCGATTGGCCTTTCGGCCGATTGGTTTGGCCAATGGCTGATCAATTATCAGGACCATCTGCGAAAGATCGGAGGAGGGCTGATGATCCTGTTTGGTCTGTATGTATTGGGGCTGTTCAACTTCGGTTTTCTGTCCCAAGAATGGTGGCTCCATGTTCGGAGCCATCCGTTAGGCTATCTGGGCTCCTTTCTCATCGGGGCCACCTTTGCCATAGGTTGGACTCCCTGTGTGGGTCCGATACTCGCGTCTATCTTCTTATCTGCCGGCAACACCGATACCGCTGTTGATGGATTGGCCCTCCTCGTGTTCTATTCAATTGGGCTGGGGCTTCCACTGCTTGCCACGTCTGTATGGCTCGATCGATTATTAACCCGCATTCGGGGGATCCGAACTTTTATGAAGGCGCTCTCCGTCCTGAGTGGATTGCTACTGGTGGCAGTCGGCGGTCTCCTCTATACCCATTCATTCTTTTTTCTGGCGAGTTACCTGGAACGCTCGGGTATTGGATGGTATATCGGCCAATAG
- a CDS encoding TlpA family protein disulfide reductase yields MRNKLYISTSSKRAVSGGSLAGFHRGRWFSAIRRVLAGFMMVGLSLVFGVLPVPAVSVPAPEFQLRAFDGHTYSKNSLQGRPTLLVFWAPWCRYCQMELPILAKFYQEHKPDQLQVLTVAFSDSLAHVEEYVTGNPNTFIFPTAYDRDNAVAQAFGVNVTPTFVVMDAHGEMILAHRGAGINQNPQYQKFLKSLHP; encoded by the coding sequence ATGCGAAATAAGTTGTATATATCGACGAGCTCCAAAAGAGCCGTATCCGGTGGAAGCCTCGCAGGCTTCCACCGGGGACGATGGTTCTCGGCAATCAGAAGGGTCCTTGCCGGGTTCATGATGGTCGGCCTGAGTCTGGTTTTTGGAGTCTTGCCGGTCCCAGCGGTTTCCGTCCCGGCCCCGGAATTTCAGCTTCGGGCATTTGACGGCCATACGTACAGCAAAAATTCATTACAGGGGCGGCCGACGCTTCTCGTCTTTTGGGCGCCATGGTGCCGGTATTGCCAAATGGAATTGCCGATTCTCGCGAAATTTTATCAGGAACACAAACCTGACCAACTCCAGGTGTTGACTGTGGCCTTCTCGGACAGTCTGGCCCATGTGGAGGAATATGTCACAGGCAACCCTAACACCTTTATCTTTCCCACCGCCTATGATCGGGATAATGCGGTGGCGCAGGCTTTCGGTGTCAATGTCACCCCGACATTCGTAGTGATGGATGCCCATGGGGAAATGATCCTTGCCCACCGTGGTGCAGGGATCAACCAGAATCCTCAGTATCAGAAATTCCTCAAGAGTTTGCACCCATAA
- a CDS encoding DsrE family protein has protein sequence MLNFISKPFLMLSALVFAGVYGLILSPGLVLADKTPGQDNVKVLYHLDSNDPALAKYALALINKHIEAEGGPDKIDLVLVVHGPALKLFESDTVDQELKDKLKAVIDKGIKAEMCQVSMKLYGTPLEKLLAGFTPTEHPVAVKRIADLQRAGYVYIKP, from the coding sequence ATGCTGAATTTCATTTCTAAGCCATTCCTGATGCTCTCGGCGCTGGTGTTTGCTGGTGTGTACGGACTTATTTTGAGTCCCGGTTTGGTTCTGGCAGATAAGACCCCGGGCCAGGACAATGTGAAAGTGTTGTATCACTTGGATAGTAACGATCCGGCTCTGGCCAAGTATGCCTTAGCATTGATCAATAAGCACATTGAGGCAGAAGGCGGGCCTGACAAGATCGACCTGGTTCTAGTCGTGCATGGGCCGGCCCTGAAGTTGTTTGAAAGCGATACGGTCGATCAGGAGTTGAAAGATAAATTGAAGGCGGTGATTGATAAAGGGATCAAGGCCGAAATGTGTCAGGTCTCGATGAAACTCTATGGGACACCGCTAGAAAAATTGCTGGCCGGTTTCACACCCACTGAGCATCCGGTTGCCGTGAAACGAATTGCCGACCTTCAACGCGCCGGCTATGTGTATATCAAACCATAA
- a CDS encoding response regulator transcription factor — protein sequence MPRRNTTPIRLLLVDDHEVLRLGLKTLFTETANMQVVGEAGTRAAAVSEADRLQPDVVLMDVRLPDGSGVEACREIRNTSPEIRVLFLTSFADDEAVMATIMAGAKGFLLKEISGEELVRAVKTVAAGQSILDPAITQRVLTKMQHLSISSADGRKESLAPQELKVLTLVAEGQTNKEIAVALDLSDKTVGHYLENIFQKLQVTRRSQAAAEFVRRFSP from the coding sequence ATGCCCAGGCGTAACACAACCCCTATCCGTCTCTTACTGGTCGATGATCACGAGGTGCTTCGCTTGGGCCTGAAAACGCTTTTTACCGAAACCGCGAACATGCAGGTCGTGGGTGAAGCGGGGACCAGGGCCGCGGCGGTGTCCGAAGCCGACCGTCTTCAGCCCGATGTAGTGCTCATGGATGTCCGCCTTCCGGACGGGAGCGGAGTTGAGGCCTGCCGTGAGATTCGGAATACATCTCCCGAAATCCGGGTGTTGTTTTTGACGTCATTTGCCGACGACGAGGCGGTCATGGCGACCATCATGGCAGGAGCCAAAGGCTTTCTGCTGAAAGAAATCAGCGGGGAGGAATTAGTCCGTGCGGTCAAAACGGTGGCTGCCGGTCAGTCTATTCTCGATCCTGCGATCACACAACGCGTCCTCACCAAAATGCAGCATCTCTCCATCTCTTCCGCCGATGGCAGGAAAGAATCCTTAGCGCCACAGGAATTGAAGGTGTTGACACTGGTGGCCGAAGGTCAAACCAATAAGGAAATTGCCGTTGCACTCGACCTGAGCGATAAAACCGTTGGCCATTATCTCGAAAATATTTTCCAGAAATTACAAGTGACCCGCCGTTCTCAAGCTGCGGCGGAGTTCGTCCGCCGATTTTCCCCATAG
- a CDS encoding sigma 54-interacting transcriptional regulator, protein MSNTKDSYLAEMRFRAVAQSSHDAIIIADQSGTILFWNKGAKDIFGYDSEETVGRPLTMLMPDRYRQAHQAGLERYSTRGETRILGETVELSGLRRTGEEFPLELTLSAWKEEERLFFSGIIRDISQRKEAEEALQRSEEKYRAIFNQAVEGIYQATPAGAFLNANAALSHLLGYDSPQALMETVKDIGSQLYVEPTKREEFCRLLEHQDVITDFESQVYRADGTPIWISENARVIRNAEGAVQWYQGFLVDISGRKQTEALLERQNRLQAENRYLQEEVLEAGAFGDLVGQSPALHNVIRQIALVAPTEATVLILGESGTGKELVAREIHKRSQRKDRPLIRVNCASIPRDLFESEFFGHVKGAFTGAVKDRAGRFGAADGGTLFLDEVGEIPLDLQSKFLRVLQEQQFERVGEERTRHVDVRVIAATNKDLKQEVENGRFRQDLYYRLNVFPLEMSPLRERKEDIPLLAEYLLGVTSKKLHCAQPKLTKALLGQLQRYNWPGNVRELQNVIERGLILSERQGLAFDIPQPGGGRASSQAQESHASLMARSVMTEREIRFRERENTLAALEQAEWRIYGKGGAAERLGIKPTTLVARIKKMGIVKGR, encoded by the coding sequence ATGAGCAATACTAAGGACAGTTATCTGGCAGAGATGCGGTTTCGGGCTGTAGCCCAGTCGTCGCACGATGCCATCATTATCGCGGATCAATCAGGGACCATCCTGTTTTGGAATAAGGGGGCCAAAGACATCTTTGGTTATGATAGCGAGGAGACCGTCGGTCGGCCCCTCACCATGCTGATGCCGGATCGCTACCGACAGGCGCATCAAGCCGGGCTTGAGCGATACAGCACCAGGGGAGAAACGCGAATTCTGGGAGAGACCGTTGAACTGAGTGGTTTGCGAAGAACCGGAGAAGAATTCCCCCTCGAACTCACGCTTTCGGCCTGGAAAGAAGAAGAGCGGCTCTTTTTCAGCGGAATCATTCGAGATATTTCTCAGCGAAAAGAAGCCGAAGAAGCCCTTCAGCGATCGGAAGAAAAATATCGGGCCATTTTTAATCAAGCGGTGGAGGGGATCTATCAGGCGACACCTGCCGGAGCCTTCCTCAATGCCAATGCGGCCCTGAGTCATTTGCTGGGATACGACTCCCCCCAAGCCCTGATGGAAACCGTCAAAGATATCGGTTCTCAACTCTATGTCGAGCCAACGAAGCGGGAGGAGTTTTGCCGGTTGCTGGAGCACCAGGATGTCATCACGGATTTTGAATCGCAGGTTTATCGGGCGGACGGCACACCAATATGGATTTCAGAAAATGCGCGGGTAATCCGCAACGCGGAAGGAGCCGTGCAGTGGTATCAAGGATTTCTGGTTGATATTAGCGGACGAAAACAGACAGAAGCCCTCCTGGAACGGCAAAACCGCTTGCAAGCGGAAAACCGGTACTTACAGGAAGAAGTCCTCGAAGCCGGGGCCTTCGGGGATCTCGTGGGGCAAAGCCCGGCCCTGCACAACGTGATCCGTCAAATCGCTCTCGTGGCACCCACGGAGGCTACCGTGCTGATTCTCGGTGAATCCGGAACGGGGAAAGAATTAGTTGCCAGGGAAATTCATAAACGCAGTCAACGGAAAGACCGGCCGTTAATCCGCGTGAATTGTGCCTCCATACCGCGGGACCTGTTTGAAAGTGAGTTTTTCGGCCACGTGAAGGGGGCCTTTACCGGTGCGGTCAAAGATCGGGCGGGGCGATTTGGCGCGGCGGATGGGGGAACTTTGTTTCTGGATGAGGTCGGCGAAATTCCCCTGGACCTCCAAAGCAAATTTTTGCGGGTCTTGCAGGAGCAGCAATTTGAACGCGTGGGCGAGGAACGCACTCGTCATGTGGACGTCAGAGTGATCGCTGCGACCAACAAGGACTTAAAACAGGAAGTGGAAAACGGTCGCTTCCGGCAGGATCTGTATTATCGCCTCAATGTTTTCCCGCTTGAAATGTCCCCGCTTCGCGAACGGAAGGAAGATATTCCCCTCTTAGCCGAGTATCTTCTCGGGGTCACATCAAAGAAGCTCCACTGTGCGCAACCGAAGCTGACGAAAGCTCTCCTGGGGCAATTGCAACGTTATAACTGGCCGGGAAATGTTCGGGAGTTGCAAAACGTTATCGAGCGGGGTCTGATTCTTTCCGAACGCCAGGGATTGGCATTCGATATCCCTCAGCCGGGAGGAGGACGAGCTTCTTCGCAGGCTCAGGAGTCCCATGCTTCCCTCATGGCACGGAGTGTGATGACGGAACGAGAAATTCGTTTTCGAGAACGGGAAAATACCTTGGCGGCCCTTGAACAGGCGGAATGGAGAATTTATGGAAAAGGCGGCGCGGCCGAACGACTTGGTATTAAACCCACGACGTTGGTTGCCCGCATCAAAAAAATGGGGATTGTAAAGGGAAGGTGA
- a CDS encoding multicopper oxidase domain-containing protein, which produces MKNRQSGRIGLGIALMAMTGSLLTFASQVEAKKVKVELTAVETEVVIDGKGTTYKAWTFNGQIPGPVVRVTEGDQVHFILKNHESNGRPHSMDFHAAETDFLANYRDVNPGESLEYVWEAKRPGVFAYHCGAFPMIQHIARGMFGAVIVDPKDPLTMPKADREYVLVQSELFTSDPDDVSAMMAGKNDHVVFNGGIFKYDPVHASKGGEFLTAKPGDRVRFYFVNIGPNNFSSLHPIAEIWDEVWPSGNPANRLQGIQTQVVGVADGAILDVVVEQKGVYPIVTHSLKDALTGAIALLEVSDEAKKLSLMPSVGPKAIDTASK; this is translated from the coding sequence ATGAAGAATCGACAATCAGGCCGGATAGGGTTGGGAATTGCGCTGATGGCCATGACCGGAAGTCTTCTCACATTTGCCTCACAAGTCGAGGCTAAAAAGGTGAAGGTGGAACTCACCGCCGTGGAAACGGAAGTCGTCATTGACGGTAAAGGCACCACTTATAAAGCATGGACCTTTAACGGACAGATTCCGGGTCCCGTCGTTCGCGTGACCGAGGGTGACCAGGTGCATTTCATCCTCAAAAACCATGAGAGCAATGGTCGCCCACATTCCATGGACTTCCATGCCGCGGAAACGGATTTCCTCGCCAATTACCGTGACGTGAACCCTGGGGAGTCTTTGGAATACGTCTGGGAAGCGAAACGGCCAGGCGTCTTTGCCTACCACTGCGGCGCGTTTCCCATGATTCAACATATTGCCCGCGGCATGTTCGGGGCCGTGATTGTGGACCCCAAGGATCCCCTGACAATGCCCAAGGCCGACAGGGAATATGTGCTGGTACAATCGGAATTATTCACCTCAGATCCGGACGACGTCTCAGCGATGATGGCAGGGAAAAACGATCATGTGGTGTTTAACGGCGGAATATTTAAATATGACCCTGTTCATGCTTCAAAGGGCGGAGAGTTCCTCACGGCCAAACCAGGGGATCGGGTACGGTTTTATTTTGTCAACATCGGGCCAAATAATTTCTCCTCCCTCCATCCGATTGCCGAAATTTGGGACGAGGTCTGGCCAAGTGGCAATCCCGCCAACCGTTTGCAGGGCATACAAACACAGGTCGTCGGTGTGGCAGATGGTGCCATTCTGGATGTCGTGGTGGAACAAAAAGGCGTCTATCCGATCGTGACCCACTCACTGAAAGATGCCCTCACGGGAGCCATTGCTCTTCTTGAAGTGAGCGATGAAGCCAAGAAGCTTTCTCTGATGCCCTCGGTAGGCCCCAAAGCCATCGATACAGCCAGCAAATAG
- a CDS encoding YbaN family protein: MSAFPVRFIMLLIGWVSLALGILGIFFPLLPTMPFVLLAASCFSKSSPRLHSWLLHQPLLGPMIQNWQHEGSINQNTKVTATAFMIGLFGCSFLFFPFSALRTIFLVCISTGFLLFIWTRPLPSGHLNQFGNRPTDTGKNLVGPG, from the coding sequence ATGTCAGCCTTTCCCGTGCGATTTATTATGCTGCTCATAGGGTGGGTCAGCCTTGCTCTCGGGATTTTGGGGATATTTTTTCCACTCCTGCCCACCATGCCATTTGTCCTGCTTGCCGCCTCATGCTTCTCCAAAAGTTCTCCGCGCCTTCATTCATGGCTGCTCCATCAACCCCTGTTGGGCCCGATGATACAGAATTGGCAGCATGAAGGCAGTATTAATCAGAACACGAAAGTCACGGCAACGGCCTTCATGATTGGACTTTTCGGGTGCTCCTTCCTGTTTTTTCCTTTTTCGGCTCTCCGCACAATTTTTCTTGTCTGCATCAGCACCGGATTTTTACTCTTTATCTGGACTCGTCCCCTGCCGTCAGGCCATCTTAATCAATTCGGCAATCGCCCCACTGACACCGGCAAAAATCTGGTGGGGCCTGGCTGA
- the elbB gene encoding isoprenoid biosynthesis glyoxalase ElbB, whose translation MKKVAVILSGCGFLDGAEITEAISTLIAIGQNGAAYEVFAPNKDVEETNHLTQKPTGQKRNVLQEAARIARGEIQPLEQLKAKDFDALAFPGGFGAALHLCNFAEKGSGGQIDPQVARVVKEFADSQKPIAAICIAPAIMALALGKKGVNVTIGEDAGTASELEKTGAKHQNCAVERYVVDHSNKVITTPAYMYGSARPHQIFAGVSGAIAELIKMA comes from the coding sequence ATGAAAAAAGTAGCCGTGATTCTTTCAGGTTGTGGATTTTTAGATGGTGCTGAAATTACCGAAGCCATTAGCACGCTCATTGCTATTGGCCAAAACGGAGCTGCCTATGAGGTGTTTGCCCCGAATAAAGATGTTGAGGAAACCAATCACCTCACTCAAAAGCCCACCGGACAGAAACGAAATGTCTTACAGGAGGCGGCCCGGATAGCTCGTGGTGAGATTCAGCCATTAGAACAACTCAAGGCCAAGGATTTCGATGCCCTGGCCTTTCCTGGAGGTTTTGGAGCCGCGTTGCACCTTTGTAACTTTGCAGAAAAGGGGAGTGGTGGCCAAATTGATCCGCAAGTGGCCAGGGTCGTGAAGGAATTTGCTGACAGTCAAAAGCCCATTGCCGCGATTTGTATTGCTCCGGCTATCATGGCCTTGGCTTTGGGAAAAAAAGGCGTCAATGTGACCATTGGAGAAGACGCCGGAACCGCATCTGAATTAGAAAAAACCGGCGCCAAACATCAGAATTGCGCGGTGGAACGATATGTCGTGGATCACAGCAATAAAGTCATCACCACGCCCGCCTATATGTATGGATCAGCCAGGCCCCACCAGATTTTTGCCGGTGTCAGTGGGGCGATTGCCGAATTGATTAAGATGGCCTGA
- a CDS encoding DUF898 family protein encodes MNHQRFDFRGTGFSCLWLFIWTWVLTVITFGLFFPWAYSAQQRWISEHTFIGNRQLVFHGTGLGFFGTWLLIMVLTIITFGLYMPWGFCRLKRWQTNNLAFADEEFQG; translated from the coding sequence ATGAATCATCAGCGTTTTGATTTTCGCGGAACAGGGTTCAGTTGTTTATGGTTATTTATCTGGACGTGGGTGTTGACCGTGATCACCTTTGGCCTATTTTTTCCGTGGGCCTATTCCGCTCAACAGCGGTGGATTTCAGAACACACCTTCATCGGGAATCGCCAACTCGTCTTTCACGGAACGGGATTAGGATTTTTTGGGACCTGGCTCCTGATCATGGTGCTCACGATCATCACCTTCGGACTCTATATGCCATGGGGCTTTTGCCGGTTGAAACGATGGCAGACAAACAATCTCGCCTTCGCAGACGAGGAATTCCAAGGGTAA
- a CDS encoding glycosyltransferase: MTILILAVGSYGDVLPLVGMARELQQRGHRVTIFTSAHFQELVQKAGVGFTPLGTADDYDAIANNPALWHPHKGWRLLMKQIVSSALGETYTLLKSKIIPGNTLLISSTLGFAARLLQETHHIPHATVHFSPGVFHSAHQAPKIPGLTLPDWLPVTVKDGMWKFLDHTFIDPIVKPQLNDFRRQLGLPPVSRIFHNWLHSPDLVLGLFPEWFAAPQPDWPPATHVTGFPLYDEAPDSVLPATVQNFLDAHPEPLIYTPGSANKHGRSFFKEAAEASQVLGRPAIFLTRYPEQLPPFLPKGITHFSYVPLSRLLPHAAALIHHGGIGTCSQAFRAGTPQVIQPLAFDQFDNAARVEKLGVGRIIRKRRFKASTIATRLQTLLRSSDVNRQCRSLQHDFLGEDHLKKSCHLLETTFRMT; this comes from the coding sequence ATGACGATTCTTATCCTGGCCGTGGGGAGTTACGGGGATGTCCTGCCCCTGGTGGGAATGGCCAGAGAACTCCAGCAACGCGGGCATAGGGTCACAATCTTCACCAGTGCCCATTTCCAAGAACTGGTTCAGAAAGCGGGAGTCGGGTTTACGCCGTTGGGAACGGCCGATGACTATGACGCGATAGCCAACAACCCTGCTTTGTGGCATCCCCACAAAGGCTGGCGGCTCCTCATGAAACAGATCGTCTCGAGCGCCTTGGGGGAAACCTATACGCTCCTCAAGTCAAAGATCATCCCGGGAAACACCCTGCTGATCAGCTCCACCCTGGGGTTTGCCGCCCGCCTGCTTCAAGAAACCCACCACATTCCTCACGCCACGGTCCATTTTTCCCCAGGTGTCTTCCACTCGGCTCACCAGGCTCCCAAAATTCCCGGCCTGACTCTTCCGGATTGGCTGCCCGTTACAGTCAAGGACGGCATGTGGAAATTTCTGGATCACACCTTTATCGATCCTATCGTGAAACCCCAACTCAATGATTTTCGCCGTCAGCTCGGCCTGCCACCAGTCTCACGGATCTTCCACAACTGGCTGCATTCACCCGATCTGGTTTTGGGTCTGTTTCCTGAGTGGTTTGCCGCTCCCCAACCTGACTGGCCACCGGCAACGCATGTCACCGGCTTTCCCCTCTATGATGAAGCTCCCGACAGTGTGCTTCCCGCAACCGTACAGAATTTTTTGGATGCACACCCCGAACCCCTCATCTATACCCCGGGCTCGGCCAATAAACATGGGCGATCATTTTTCAAGGAGGCAGCCGAAGCCAGCCAGGTACTGGGACGGCCGGCGATTTTTCTGACGCGATACCCGGAACAACTTCCTCCGTTTCTCCCGAAGGGGATCACGCACTTTTCCTATGTGCCCCTCAGCCGGCTCCTTCCGCATGCGGCGGCCCTCATTCACCATGGCGGCATCGGCACCTGTTCCCAGGCCTTTCGAGCAGGCACCCCGCAAGTGATTCAACCCCTGGCGTTTGACCAATTTGATAATGCCGCCCGGGTTGAAAAATTAGGGGTGGGCAGGATCATTCGGAAACGAAGGTTCAAAGCCTCCACCATTGCCACGAGACTCCAGACCCTGCTCCGCTCTTCTGATGTGAACAGGCAGTGCCGGAGCCTCCAGCACGATTTCCTGGGAGAAGATCACCTGAAAAAAAGTTGTCATCTGCTCGAAACGACATTCCGAATGACGTGA
- a CDS encoding peptidylprolyl isomerase, protein MISTKFGDIEIRFFTDDAPRHVESFLNLVRLKFYDGTTFHRVVPKFLIQGGDPLSKHPDRELHGTGGPGFSLPTEPSDRPHRRGTVAMAKVPRNPDATRDISDSGSQFYIIVEDTSSLDRMYTVFGRVVKGMEVVDQIAAVARDSRDNPLEPVPMKIRAEE, encoded by the coding sequence ATTATCTCTACCAAATTCGGGGATATAGAAATCCGATTTTTTACGGACGACGCGCCCCGACATGTGGAAAGCTTTCTCAATCTCGTCAGGCTGAAATTTTATGATGGCACGACATTTCACCGTGTCGTGCCGAAATTTCTGATCCAGGGTGGCGACCCATTGAGCAAACATCCTGACCGGGAACTCCATGGCACCGGGGGACCGGGGTTTAGCCTCCCGACCGAACCGAGTGATCGACCTCACCGTCGCGGGACGGTTGCCATGGCGAAAGTTCCCCGAAATCCGGATGCCACCCGTGATATCTCCGATAGCGGCTCGCAGTTCTATATCATCGTGGAAGACACCAGCAGTCTTGATCGCATGTATACGGTGTTCGGCAGAGTGGTGAAAGGTATGGAAGTGGTGGATCAGATCGCCGCCGTGGCACGCGACAGCCGGGACAATCCGCTGGAACCCGTACCGATGAAGATTAGAGCAGAAGAATAG